Proteins encoded together in one Plectropomus leopardus isolate mb chromosome 19, YSFRI_Pleo_2.0, whole genome shotgun sequence window:
- the foxi1 gene encoding forkhead box protein I1 — protein MNAFGHQPSNQQTSPIQHHSAQELLDMAVYCDNYGVYQQNLHHHHPQRPPTHPSSYGLGEYTSPSTNPYLWLNGPSINSSPYLPGNNSSSYIQSGYGSNQRQFLPPPTGFGGADLGWLSISSQQELFKMVRPPYSYSALIAMAIQNAQDKKLTLSQIYQYVADNFPFYKKSKAGWQNSIRHNLSLNDCFKKVARDEDDPGKGNYWTLDPNCEKMFDNGNFRRKRKRRSDISGSDSTALPVKSEDGPHKLSDTASLLSSSPPSLHGSPASTEPKSSPSPSAEHSPCYSNFVSSVNSLLAGSNEGSRGGVERDYGSGHLGGLSQSREGMSGLGSYSPTLISPLNSENNRMNYYTSVQSLSNHFSVNNLIYSREGTEV, from the exons ATGAACGCTTTTGGACACCAACCATCCAACCAGCAGACCAGCCCCATTCAGCACCACAGCGCGCAGGAGCTCCTGGACATGGCCGTGTACTGCGATAACTACGGTGTGTACCAACAGAACCTCCACCACCATCACCCCCAGAGGCCGCCGACGCACCCCTCCAGCTACGGCCTCGGAGAGTACACCTCCCCGTCCACGAACCCGTACCTCTGGCTGAACGGACCCAGCATCAACTCCTCTCCGTATCTTCCTGGAAACAACAGCTCGTCCTACATTCAGTCTGGATACGGGTCGAACCAGAGGCAGTTCTTACCGCCTCCTACCGGGTTTGGTGGAGCAGATCTGGGCTGGCTGTCCATATCCAGCCAGCAGGAGCTCTTCAAGATGGTCAGACCACCTTACTCCTACTCAGCGCTGATTGCCATGGCCATACAAAACGCACAAGACAAAAAGTTGACTCTGAGTCAGATTTATCAGTACGTGGCGGACAACTTTCCTTTCTACAAGAAGAGCAAAGCTGGATGGCAAAATTCAATCCGACACAACTTGTCACTGAACGACTGCTTCAAGAAAGTGGCACGGGACGAGGATGACCCCG GTAAAGGGAACTACTGGACTCTGGACCCAAACTGTGAGAAGATGTTCGACAATGGCAACTTCAGGcgaaagagaaaaaggaggtCTGACATCAGCGGGTCTGACAGCACCGCGCTCCCCGTCAAGTCAGAAGACGGCCCGCACAAGCTCTCCGACACCGCCAGCCTCCTGAGCTCCTCCCCGCCCAGCCTGCACGGATCTCCGGCCTCCACCGAGCCCAAGTCGTCCCCGTCTCCCTCCGCGGAGCACAGCCCGTGTTACAGTAATTTTGTCTCCAGCGTGAACTCGCTGTTGGCGGGCAGCAACGAGGGCTCCCGGGGCGGCGTGGAGCGGGACTACGGCTCCGGGCATCTCGGGGGACTATCTCAGAGCAGGGAGGGCATGTCCGGACTGGGCTCCTACTCGCCTACTTTAATCTCTCCTCTGAACTctgaaaacaacagaatgaACTATTACACATCAGTACAGAGCCTCTCCAACCACTTCAGTGTTAATAACCTCATATACAGCCGGGAAGGAACAGAGGTGTAG